A DNA window from Rhizobium sp. NXC14 contains the following coding sequences:
- the purL gene encoding phosphoribosylformylglycinamidine synthase subunit PurL, whose amino-acid sequence MTIPNTIPITPELIASHGLKPDEYQRILDLIGREPTFTELGIFSAMWNEHCSYKSSKKWLRTLPTKGPRVIQGPGENAGVVDIDDGDCVVFKMESHNHPSYIEPYQGAATGVGGILRDVFTMGARPIAAMNALRFGEPDHPKTRHLVSGVVSGVGGYGNSFGVPTVGGEVEFDARYNGNILVNAFAAGIAKSNAIFLSEAKGVGLPVVYLGAKTGRDGVGGATMASAEFDESIEEKRPTVQVGDPFTEKCLLEACLELMQTGAVIAIQDMGAAGLTCSAVEMGAKGDLGILLELDKVPVREERMTAYEMMLSESQERMLMVLQPEKEEQAKAIFVKWGLDFAIVGRTTDDLRFRVMHQGEEVANLPIKDLGDQAPEYDRPWRESGKPAPLPANLVAAPKDYGQALLQLVGSANQSSRRWVYEQYDTLIQGNSLQLPGGDAGVVRVDGHKSKALAFSSDVTPRYVEADPFEGGKQAVAECWRNITATGAEPLAATDNLNFGNPEKPEIMGQFVQAVKGIGEACRALDFPIVSGNVSLYNETNGVAILPTPTIAGVGLLPDWRKMVRIGSANDGDKVIMIGVDGSHLGQSVYLRDLLSSREGPAPEVDLFAERRNGDFVRSVIRNGQATACHDISSGGLAVALAEMAMASDKGMKIDLGEGKGAAHALLFGEDQARYVLTVPADVADFVCVNAEGAGVPFRRLGTVGGDTLDVGDLISLPIQQLRDAHESWFPDFMEGRGELAAE is encoded by the coding sequence ATGACCATTCCAAACACCATCCCGATCACGCCGGAACTCATTGCAAGCCACGGCCTGAAGCCGGACGAGTACCAGCGCATCCTGGATCTGATCGGCCGCGAGCCGACCTTCACCGAGCTCGGCATCTTCTCGGCCATGTGGAACGAGCACTGCTCCTACAAATCCTCGAAGAAATGGCTGCGCACGCTGCCGACCAAGGGGCCACGCGTCATCCAGGGGCCTGGCGAGAATGCCGGCGTCGTCGATATCGATGACGGGGATTGCGTCGTCTTCAAGATGGAGAGCCACAACCACCCCTCCTATATCGAGCCATACCAGGGTGCTGCGACCGGCGTCGGCGGCATCCTTCGCGACGTCTTCACCATGGGCGCGCGCCCGATCGCCGCGATGAACGCGCTGCGTTTTGGCGAACCGGATCATCCGAAGACCCGCCATCTCGTCTCCGGCGTCGTTTCCGGAGTCGGCGGTTACGGCAATTCCTTCGGCGTTCCCACGGTCGGTGGCGAAGTCGAGTTCGATGCGCGTTATAACGGCAACATACTCGTCAACGCCTTTGCCGCTGGTATCGCCAAATCCAACGCCATCTTCCTCTCCGAAGCCAAGGGCGTCGGCCTTCCGGTCGTCTATCTCGGCGCCAAGACCGGCCGCGACGGCGTCGGCGGCGCGACAATGGCATCGGCCGAATTCGACGAATCGATCGAAGAAAAGCGCCCGACAGTTCAGGTCGGCGACCCCTTCACCGAAAAATGCCTGCTCGAAGCCTGCCTCGAGTTGATGCAGACCGGCGCCGTCATCGCCATCCAGGACATGGGTGCGGCCGGCCTCACCTGCTCGGCCGTCGAAATGGGCGCCAAGGGCGATCTCGGCATTCTGCTGGAACTCGACAAGGTGCCGGTCCGTGAAGAGCGGATGACCGCCTATGAGATGATGCTGTCGGAAAGCCAGGAGCGCATGCTCATGGTGCTGCAGCCGGAAAAGGAAGAGCAGGCCAAGGCGATCTTCGTCAAATGGGGCCTCGACTTCGCCATCGTCGGCAGGACGACCGACGACCTGCGCTTCCGCGTCATGCATCAGGGCGAAGAAGTCGCCAACCTGCCGATCAAGGATCTCGGCGACCAGGCGCCGGAATATGACCGCCCCTGGCGTGAATCCGGCAAGCCTGCGCCCCTGCCCGCCAATCTCGTCGCGGCGCCTAAGGATTACGGCCAGGCGCTGCTCCAGCTCGTCGGCTCCGCCAATCAGTCGAGCCGCCGCTGGGTCTATGAGCAGTATGACACGCTGATCCAGGGCAACTCGCTGCAGCTCCCCGGCGGCGACGCCGGCGTCGTGCGCGTCGATGGCCACAAGAGCAAGGCGCTTGCCTTCTCCTCCGACGTGACGCCGCGTTATGTCGAGGCCGATCCCTTCGAGGGCGGCAAGCAGGCGGTCGCCGAATGCTGGCGCAACATCACCGCGACCGGCGCCGAGCCGCTTGCCGCCACCGACAATTTGAACTTCGGCAACCCCGAAAAGCCCGAGATCATGGGCCAGTTCGTGCAGGCGGTGAAGGGAATCGGCGAAGCATGCCGCGCGCTCGACTTTCCGATTGTCTCCGGCAACGTCTCGCTCTACAACGAGACCAATGGCGTCGCCATCCTGCCGACGCCGACGATTGCAGGCGTCGGCCTGCTGCCGGACTGGCGCAAGATGGTCCGCATCGGCAGCGCCAATGACGGCGACAAGGTAATCATGATCGGCGTCGACGGCAGCCATCTCGGTCAGTCCGTCTATCTCAGAGACCTGCTCTCCAGTCGTGAAGGGCCGGCGCCGGAAGTCGATCTCTTCGCCGAGCGCCGCAATGGCGATTTCGTCCGCTCCGTCATCCGCAACGGCCAGGCGACCGCCTGCCACGACATATCCTCGGGCGGTCTGGCCGTCGCGCTCGCCGAAATGGCCATGGCCTCGGACAAAGGCATGAAGATCGATCTCGGCGAAGGCAAGGGTGCTGCGCATGCGCTGCTCTTCGGCGAAGACCAGGCCCGTTATGTGCTGACTGTGCCGGCCGATGTCGCCGATTTCGTCTGCGTCAATGCGGAAGGCGCCGGCGTTCCCTTCCGTCGCCTCGGCACGGTCGGGGGCGATACACTTGATGTCGGCGATCTTATTTCACTGCCGATTCAGCAATTGCGCGATGCCCATGAATCGTGGTTCCCTGACTTCATGGAAGGCCGCGGCGAGCTTGCCGCGGAATGA
- a CDS encoding BolA family transcriptional regulator, translating to MAMKPGDIEDMIKAGIPGAKVTIRDLAGDGDHYAAEVVAEAFRGKSRVQQHQMVYEALKGNMGGVLHALALQTSAPD from the coding sequence ATGGCCATGAAACCCGGCGATATCGAAGACATGATCAAGGCTGGGATTCCCGGTGCCAAGGTGACGATCCGCGATCTGGCGGGCGACGGCGATCACTACGCCGCCGAAGTCGTCGCTGAAGCCTTCCGCGGCAAGAGCCGCGTACAGCAGCACCAGATGGTCTACGAGGCGCTGAAGGGAAACATGGGCGGCGTATTGCACGCTCTCGCCCTGCAGACCTCCGCGCCGGATTGA